A genome region from Chryseobacterium sp. G0186 includes the following:
- a CDS encoding ferritin: MVSEKIAKLINEQIAHEQYAAQYYLSMSAWFSGKDLDGIANYFRVQSKEELMHADKMFDYLNDVGGEIIIGEIAKPPHEFENATDIFEKALAHEKTVTKSIFNIVKNANEEGDFATTSFMQWFINEQVEEEASASQYVTKIKMVCDNPSALYLFDQELAQRVFTPDPTA; this comes from the coding sequence ATGGTTAGCGAAAAAATTGCAAAATTAATTAACGAACAAATTGCCCACGAACAATACGCCGCTCAATATTATCTTTCAATGTCTGCATGGTTTTCCGGAAAAGATCTTGACGGAATTGCCAACTACTTCAGAGTACAAAGCAAAGAAGAATTGATGCATGCAGATAAAATGTTTGATTATTTGAATGATGTAGGCGGAGAAATTATCATCGGGGAGATTGCAAAACCTCCACATGAGTTTGAAAACGCAACAGATATTTTCGAAAAGGCATTAGCGCATGAAAAAACTGTAACTAAAAGTATTTTCAATATTGTAAAGAATGCAAACGAAGAAGGAGATTTTGCAACAACATCTTTTATGCAGTGGTTTATTAATGAGCAGGTAGAAGAAGAGGCAAGCGCTTCTCAGTATGTAACAAAGATCAAAATGGTTTGCGATAACCCATCTGCATTATACCTTTTTGACCAGGAATTGGCACAGAGAGTATTTACTCCAGATCCAACTGCTTAA